A genomic stretch from Erysipelothrix sp. HDW6C includes:
- a CDS encoding DUF4956 domain-containing protein, producing the protein MIFESITQTTMTLEVVVICSVVSLLMGMLIAYVYMYKNEYSKSFVVTLALLPVMIQIVIMMVNGNLGTSVAVLGTFSLIRFRSVAGSARDIGSIFFAMAIGLANGMGFVSFSVMITLLIGGMSALLYTLPFGERGFAEKDLKIVIPESLDYDGIFDDIFSQYTSNSELMKVKTTNMGSLFELQYRVHLKNDANTKDFIDALRVRNGNLSIVCGRPAVGREEL; encoded by the coding sequence ATGATTTTTGAAAGTATTACACAAACAACAATGACGCTTGAAGTTGTGGTCATCTGCTCTGTGGTATCACTGCTAATGGGGATGTTAATTGCATATGTCTACATGTATAAAAATGAGTATTCAAAGAGTTTCGTCGTCACGCTTGCGCTTTTGCCGGTGATGATTCAAATCGTAATTATGATGGTTAATGGTAACTTGGGAACAAGTGTCGCAGTACTTGGAACCTTTAGTTTGATTCGTTTTCGATCTGTCGCAGGAAGCGCACGGGATATTGGAAGTATCTTCTTTGCCATGGCAATCGGACTTGCGAATGGGATGGGTTTTGTATCATTCTCAGTCATGATTACTTTGCTGATTGGTGGCATGAGTGCCTTGCTTTATACCTTGCCATTTGGCGAACGTGGATTCGCTGAGAAAGATCTCAAGATTGTAATTCCAGAGTCGCTTGACTATGATGGCATTTTTGATGATATTTTCTCCCAATATACAAGTAATTCAGAACTTATGAAAGTAAAAACAACCAACATGGGAAGTCTTTTTGAATTACAATACCGTGTGCATCTCAAAAATGATGCAAATACGAAAGACTTCATTGACGCATTGCGTGTTCGCAATGGCAATCTTAGCATTGTCTGTGGACGTCCTGCAGTAGGAAGGGAGGAATTGTAA
- a CDS encoding carbohydrate-binding domain-containing protein yields the protein MKKNKLMMLVMVTLVLLIAVVYGLIKNRDAELDISNPVVESTPEEIETTLVEGLLIETTFSADELNSSWDNETATSIALADSTARVDGAGATFENGVVTVRQAGTYVLSGQSKDIQVVVDANKDTDTVKLVLNGVTMTHTSSAPIYIKTADKTIVTLAEGTTNVLSDTENYVFATGEDEPSAPLFSKDDLVINGTGSLRIEANYKNGIQSKDDLKIVSGNITINALNDGIKGKDSVAIRDGSFNLTTGGDGIQSSNDTDTSKGWVSLLSGTYVINAEGDGIQAETILQTVAGTYTINTHENTTENSNKGLKATATLAVYGGTYTLDTIDDALHSNGDVIINDGNFTIRTGDDGMHADANLTIQSGTILILESYEGLEGASVTINGGDITLTASDDGINAAGGNDTQETGGPRVDQFTAGGDFTITINGGRLEVDAGGDGIDSNGDLIINGGEVLVNGPVSDGDGALDFDGQSTISGGTLLTFGSSGMLQMPGETSTQNVLAIGFNNTQSAGTEFVIKDSSGNVITNHVATKQFSAVVFSSKDLLAGETYQIYANGTNITDVTLESVVTAQSETGEALSTMGGPGGMGAPGGAGGPGGRR from the coding sequence ATGAAGAAAAATAAACTTATGATGCTCGTCATGGTTACCCTTGTCTTGTTAATTGCAGTGGTTTATGGTCTGATTAAAAATCGCGATGCAGAACTTGATATTTCCAATCCTGTCGTAGAATCAACACCAGAAGAGATTGAAACAACTTTAGTCGAAGGGTTACTGATTGAAACGACATTCTCAGCCGATGAGTTGAACAGCAGTTGGGATAATGAGACCGCAACATCCATTGCACTTGCAGATAGTACGGCACGTGTTGACGGGGCTGGGGCTACATTTGAAAATGGTGTCGTTACTGTTCGACAAGCGGGAACGTATGTACTCAGTGGGCAATCAAAGGATATTCAAGTTGTGGTTGATGCAAATAAAGACACCGATACAGTAAAACTTGTTTTAAATGGTGTCACAATGACCCATACTTCGAGTGCGCCAATTTATATCAAGACGGCAGATAAAACGATTGTGACTCTTGCCGAAGGAACAACAAACGTCTTGTCTGATACAGAGAATTATGTATTTGCAACAGGTGAAGATGAACCCAGTGCGCCTTTGTTTAGCAAAGATGATCTTGTGATTAATGGGACGGGTTCTTTAAGAATCGAAGCAAATTATAAAAATGGTATCCAATCAAAAGATGATCTCAAAATTGTCAGTGGAAACATAACAATTAATGCGCTAAATGATGGAATTAAAGGAAAAGACTCCGTTGCAATACGAGATGGATCGTTCAATCTTACAACAGGAGGTGATGGTATCCAATCAAGCAATGATACAGATACATCCAAAGGATGGGTATCGTTATTGTCAGGAACCTATGTTATTAATGCTGAAGGGGATGGCATACAAGCTGAGACAATTCTACAAACCGTTGCCGGAACTTACACGATCAATACCCATGAAAATACAACCGAGAACAGCAATAAAGGGTTAAAGGCTACTGCAACGCTTGCGGTGTATGGTGGAACGTATACCTTAGATACGATTGATGATGCCCTTCACTCAAATGGGGATGTCATCATCAATGATGGAAACTTTACGATACGTACCGGAGATGATGGAATGCATGCAGATGCAAACCTAACAATTCAATCGGGAACTATTTTGATACTTGAAAGCTATGAAGGGCTTGAAGGTGCCAGTGTGACCATTAATGGCGGTGACATTACGCTTACAGCAAGTGATGATGGTATTAATGCAGCAGGTGGTAATGACACCCAAGAAACCGGGGGTCCACGTGTTGATCAATTTACTGCTGGTGGGGACTTTACGATTACGATTAACGGAGGTCGTCTCGAAGTAGATGCTGGTGGTGATGGTATTGATTCCAATGGTGATTTGATTATCAATGGTGGCGAAGTGCTTGTAAATGGTCCGGTTTCTGATGGTGATGGAGCACTTGATTTTGATGGTCAAAGTACAATTTCTGGTGGAACATTACTTACCTTCGGAAGTTCAGGCATGTTGCAAATGCCAGGCGAGACATCCACACAAAATGTTCTCGCAATTGGATTCAACAATACGCAAAGCGCAGGGACAGAGTTTGTAATCAAAGACAGCAGTGGCAATGTTATTACAAATCACGTTGCCACAAAGCAATTCTCAGCTGTTGTATTTAGTTCCAAAGATCTACTTGCTGGAGAAACATATCAAATCTATGCGAACGGCACAAACATCACAGACGTGACACTTGAGAGCGTTGTTACAGCCCAGAGCGAGACGGGAGAAGCATTGTCAACAATGGGTGGTCCTGGCGGAATGGGTGCACCTGGCGGCGCAGGTGGCCCAGGAGGGCGCCGCTAA
- a CDS encoding helix-turn-helix transcriptional regulator gives MNYTQLIHKAEDYIEMHLDEPIRLAPLAKHIGVSSYHFHRIFKMHSQETLQQYISRVKMERAGIYLYVHQSVTITEMAQNYGYADASAFNKAFRRHFGMSPTQFRKRKI, from the coding sequence ATGAACTACACACAACTGATTCATAAAGCAGAAGATTATATTGAGATGCATCTTGATGAACCCATTCGACTCGCACCCCTTGCGAAACATATTGGAGTGTCATCCTATCATTTTCATCGTATTTTTAAAATGCATTCACAGGAGACGTTACAGCAATACATAAGCCGCGTTAAGATGGAACGTGCTGGTATTTATCTGTATGTTCACCAATCCGTGACAATTACAGAAATGGCACAAAATTATGGTTATGCAGATGCAAGTGCCTTCAACAAGGCGTTTCGCCGTCATTTTGGCATGTCACCCACCCAATTTCGAAAGCGCAAGATATGA
- a CDS encoding GyrI-like domain-containing protein, translated as MKESTIEVTDVLMNVIYIRYKGSYVGFRKASRSMFNELFRYASENGLIEEGVTKVLTLYHDNPYITNDDHLRTSVAMTVPMDTIVHEHPTIGMLQIEGRYGIGHYELTQNDYGEAWRTIYNDWLFKSEYKSRDTFPFELYVDEPPRNRKETSKVDIYIPIE; from the coding sequence ATGAAAGAGTCCACAATTGAAGTTACTGATGTTTTGATGAATGTTATTTATATTCGCTATAAAGGAAGCTATGTAGGGTTTAGAAAAGCAAGTCGCTCTATGTTTAACGAACTGTTTCGGTATGCAAGCGAAAATGGTTTGATTGAAGAAGGGGTGACAAAGGTTTTAACCCTTTATCACGATAATCCTTACATAACCAATGATGATCATCTTAGAACCAGTGTTGCAATGACGGTGCCGATGGATACAATTGTTCATGAGCATCCAACCATTGGAATGCTACAAATAGAAGGACGCTATGGTATTGGTCATTATGAGCTTACACAAAATGACTATGGCGAAGCGTGGCGCACTATCTATAATGATTGGTTGTTTAAAAGCGAGTATAAATCTCGAGATACATTTCCATTTGAACTTTATGTAGATGAACCCCCACGTAATCGTAAAGAAACAAGTAAGGTTGATATTTACATTCCGATTGAGTAA
- a CDS encoding GNAT family N-acetyltransferase: MIRKARKTDADAIKLIATLAWQQAYSDLIPAEVSNEFLETNYNTETILEKIKNDGVVVATIDKLIVGFAHFRNHEDHTHLQTIYVLPTHQKQGLGTDLLKRVEKESKKTGALLVLELENGNKIGDTFYKRRGFEEFEYRADQLHGHPVKTKVMKKTV; the protein is encoded by the coding sequence ATGATTAGAAAAGCAAGGAAAACAGATGCGGATGCAATCAAATTAATCGCAACATTAGCTTGGCAACAGGCTTACAGTGACTTGATACCTGCTGAAGTAAGCAATGAGTTTTTGGAAACAAACTATAATACGGAAACAATTTTGGAAAAGATAAAAAATGACGGCGTTGTTGTTGCAACTATCGATAAGTTAATCGTAGGATTTGCACACTTTCGCAATCACGAAGACCACACACATCTACAAACAATTTACGTCTTACCAACACATCAAAAACAAGGACTTGGAACCGATCTATTAAAACGTGTTGAGAAAGAATCGAAAAAAACGGGAGCATTGCTGGTTCTCGAACTTGAAAATGGTAATAAAATTGGCGACACATTCTACAAACGACGTGGCTTTGAAGAGTTTGAGTATCGTGCTGATCAATTGCATGGACACCCAGTGAAAACAAAGGTTATGAAGAAAACAGTCTAA
- a CDS encoding YitT family protein, whose product MERVYRFGKLCLGAFISGLGIAIAMNTGLGADPITVFFEGLSKVFGITIGMASIITMLGMTVVAFIIERKQVGLGTLVTPFFVQMGIDLLMPRFPQITSFPWNYAVMFSGLVVCAFGIAMAISANIGQQGTDALILSLSNRFKLPYHVVRWGTDGALLVVGILLGGNFNVATVLATLTLGKTISFIYSHVFNRTETI is encoded by the coding sequence ATGGAGCGCGTTTATCGTTTTGGAAAGCTGTGTCTCGGAGCGTTTATCTCGGGACTTGGTATTGCAATTGCAATGAACACAGGATTGGGCGCTGATCCAATTACTGTGTTCTTTGAAGGGTTATCGAAGGTTTTTGGGATTACCATTGGCATGGCAAGTATTATCACAATGCTTGGTATGACTGTTGTTGCTTTTATAATTGAGCGCAAGCAAGTGGGATTGGGAACGTTGGTTACACCGTTCTTTGTCCAAATGGGAATTGATCTCTTAATGCCGCGCTTTCCTCAAATCACGAGTTTTCCATGGAACTATGCAGTGATGTTCAGTGGCTTGGTTGTTTGTGCATTTGGAATCGCCATGGCTATATCTGCGAATATTGGACAACAGGGTACCGATGCCTTAATTTTATCGTTGAGCAATAGATTTAAATTACCTTATCATGTTGTTCGCTGGGGAACTGATGGTGCACTTCTGGTAGTTGGAATCTTACTGGGTGGAAACTTTAATGTGGCGACGGTGCTTGCAACATTGACCTTGGGAAAAACAATCTCATTTATCTACAGTCACGTGTTTAATCGCACAGAGACAATCTAA
- a CDS encoding calcium-translocating P-type ATPase, PMCA-type, with protein MKDKKFYTVSLEDIQSEHDIVNGLSEQQVVASREKYGENKLIEAKRRSLLMRFIDQFKDVMIIILLVAAVISGVAGEVADAVIIIAIVVLNAIIGVVQEDKAEKSLKALQDMSTPNAKVIRDGVEKTINSHDLVVGDILVLDAGDLVAADVRIVESNSLQVQEASLTGESVPVEKQADIVLGDDAVLGDRRNMAYSSGTVTYGRGRGMVTAVGMDTEVGKIATLLNDTKNDPTPLQNQLNQLGKILGVGAIIACAVILIVGVMNKHDLLEMFLTAVSLAVAVVPESLPAVATVVLALGVNRLVQRHAIVRNLPSVETLGSATVICSDKTGTLTQNVMTVVENWTEGDVNELSMGLLLCNDSRKIDGNWVGDPTETALSAWAESIGLDATRLLASHKRLNEVPFDSGRKRMSTINDINGQMTAFVKGGVDEVLSVVTHMEENGEIKPISDAYIARIQENNKEMGSKALRVLALAKKVVTTSDLEPTEIESGLVFVGLIGMIDPPRPEVTEAIRISKKAGIRVVMITGDHATTAEAIGREIGLLEEGQLVITGKELDVMSDDDLFNKVQHIGVYARVSPEHKMRIISAWKRHGDIVAMTGDGVNDAPALKRADIGAAMGIVGTEVAKSAADMVLTDDNFATVVVAIEEGRRIKDNIMKSISYLLSCNVGELLLLLIAILLNWDAPLLPIHLLWINLVTDSLPALALGVDAAEDDIMDRHPMRGNSLISKAMLWRIAYQGILVGGAALFAYMHGAGLLWESGNAEMGRTMAFIVLGFTQLIHSFSIHSATKSVFTSFWKNKYLIGAVVINAAMLLGVLFIPALNDVFKLGTLDAHHWQVVVIIMFVPLVIVEIMKLLKLNGKH; from the coding sequence ATGAAAGATAAAAAGTTCTATACGGTGTCATTGGAGGATATTCAATCTGAACATGATATTGTAAACGGATTAAGTGAACAACAGGTTGTTGCTTCACGAGAGAAATATGGTGAGAATAAACTAATCGAAGCCAAAAGACGTTCATTGTTAATGCGTTTTATTGACCAATTTAAAGATGTAATGATTATCATCTTATTGGTTGCTGCTGTAATTAGTGGGGTTGCCGGCGAAGTTGCCGATGCAGTCATTATTATCGCAATTGTTGTTCTTAATGCAATTATTGGGGTAGTGCAAGAAGACAAGGCTGAAAAGTCACTTAAAGCACTTCAAGATATGTCGACACCGAATGCGAAAGTTATTCGCGATGGTGTAGAGAAAACAATCAACTCACACGATTTGGTTGTCGGTGATATTCTTGTCCTTGACGCAGGTGACTTAGTTGCTGCCGATGTTCGTATTGTTGAATCCAATTCACTCCAAGTTCAGGAAGCTTCATTAACTGGGGAAAGTGTTCCTGTCGAAAAACAAGCTGATATCGTCTTGGGCGATGATGCAGTTCTGGGTGATCGTCGTAATATGGCGTACTCATCCGGTACAGTAACATATGGTCGTGGACGCGGTATGGTTACTGCTGTTGGTATGGATACTGAGGTTGGTAAGATTGCAACCTTGTTGAATGATACTAAAAACGATCCAACACCACTTCAAAACCAATTGAACCAACTCGGTAAGATTCTCGGTGTTGGGGCGATTATTGCCTGTGCGGTTATCTTAATTGTTGGGGTTATGAATAAACATGATCTGCTTGAAATGTTCTTAACAGCTGTTTCATTAGCCGTAGCGGTTGTTCCTGAGAGCTTACCTGCTGTTGCTACTGTTGTCTTAGCATTGGGTGTCAATCGCTTGGTACAACGCCATGCAATCGTGCGTAATCTGCCTTCAGTTGAAACACTTGGTTCTGCTACAGTTATCTGTAGTGATAAAACTGGAACACTAACACAAAATGTCATGACGGTTGTTGAAAACTGGACCGAAGGCGATGTTAATGAGCTTTCAATGGGATTACTACTCTGTAATGACTCACGTAAGATTGATGGCAATTGGGTTGGTGATCCAACAGAAACTGCCCTCTCAGCATGGGCTGAATCAATCGGACTTGATGCTACAAGACTTCTTGCTTCACACAAACGTTTAAATGAAGTACCATTTGATTCAGGACGTAAACGTATGAGTACCATCAACGACATCAATGGTCAAATGACTGCTTTTGTAAAGGGTGGCGTTGATGAAGTATTAAGTGTTGTAACACATATGGAAGAGAATGGCGAAATTAAGCCAATCTCCGATGCATATATTGCACGTATTCAAGAAAATAATAAAGAAATGGGAAGCAAAGCCCTTCGTGTTCTCGCACTTGCTAAAAAAGTTGTTACAACAAGTGACCTTGAACCAACAGAAATTGAATCGGGTCTTGTATTCGTTGGATTAATTGGAATGATTGATCCACCGCGTCCTGAAGTTACTGAAGCAATCCGCATTAGTAAGAAAGCAGGAATCCGTGTTGTTATGATTACCGGTGACCACGCAACAACTGCTGAGGCAATTGGTCGTGAAATTGGACTTCTTGAAGAAGGACAACTTGTTATTACAGGTAAAGAACTCGACGTCATGTCGGATGATGATCTCTTTAACAAAGTACAACACATCGGTGTCTATGCTCGTGTTTCACCAGAACACAAGATGCGTATTATCTCAGCATGGAAACGTCATGGTGATATCGTTGCGATGACAGGCGATGGTGTTAATGATGCTCCTGCTCTCAAACGTGCTGACATTGGTGCAGCGATGGGTATTGTTGGTACTGAAGTTGCCAAGAGTGCTGCAGATATGGTCCTAACAGACGACAACTTCGCAACTGTTGTTGTTGCCATCGAAGAAGGCCGTCGTATTAAAGATAATATTATGAAATCAATCTCTTACTTACTTTCATGTAATGTTGGAGAGTTACTCTTACTCTTAATTGCAATTCTCTTAAATTGGGATGCGCCGCTACTTCCAATTCACTTGTTGTGGATTAACCTTGTCACTGACAGTTTGCCAGCCTTAGCGCTTGGTGTTGATGCTGCTGAAGATGACATTATGGATCGTCACCCAATGCGTGGTAATTCATTAATCTCAAAAGCAATGCTTTGGAGAATAGCTTACCAAGGAATTCTTGTGGGTGGTGCTGCACTCTTTGCATACATGCATGGTGCTGGACTCCTTTGGGAATCAGGAAATGCCGAAATGGGTCGTACGATGGCATTCATCGTGCTTGGATTTACACAATTGATTCACTCATTTAGCATCCATTCCGCAACAAAATCAGTCTTTACATCATTCTGGAAGAACAAATACCTCATTGGTGCTGTTGTAATCAATGCTGCCATGTTATTGGGTGTTCTCTTCATTCCAGCCTTGAACGATGTATTCAAACTTGGCACCTTAGATGCCCATCACTGGCAAGTGGTTGTCATCATCATGTTTGTACCATTGGTGATTGTTGAAATCATGAAACTCTTGAAACTTAACGGAAAACACTAA